The Littorina saxatilis isolate snail1 linkage group LG1, US_GU_Lsax_2.0, whole genome shotgun sequence nucleotide sequence TTAAATAATAACAAGTTCAAGCAATCagtcaatctctctctttctctctctctctctcgctctctctctctcgctctctctctctctctctctctctctctctctctctctctctctctctctctcttctcctctcccCCGTCCCCCTCTCTATTAAATAATAACAGACGAGTCCCATTTTCACGCGAAAGACCAGCAAAACACGAAAGGCACTGAATGCCCAGACACCTACCGGGGAAGCGCAGGCAGGTGGTGACACCGGACATGGTGGCGGAGACCAGATGGTTCAGGTCACCGTAGGTGGGGGTGGTCAGCTTGAGGGTACGGAAGCAGATGTCGTACAGAGCCTCGTTGTCGATGCAGAAGGTCTCGTCTGTGTTCTCAACCAGCTGGTGCACGGACAGGGTGGCGTTGTAGGGCTCGACCACGGTGTCGGACACCTGTGGGTAACATAGGCGGGCGGCGGTGAAGTTAAAAGTATTAACAAAATATCTTCCTGAATGGCCACTGCTGCCGCTAAGGTCGTTAAAACTGATATTCTTCCTTGACAGGCAAATGTTTGTTGATGAAATTTGGAAGAAGAGAAGCGAGACTGACGGACGAGTAGCAGTTATTTTACGGGATGCTGCCCGAGCTGAATTTCATTGTGTTTCAATGACAAAATTAAAACGTGTGTTTACTTTGTTTACTTGGTTTCTTCCATTGCATCTCATGCCGAAGTTATAGCAGGAACACAAAGTAAGACTAGGTATCTGCTTTAAATCTTAAACTTTTTGCTGTGAAGATCAAtccgtcaatcaatcaatcaattaatcaatcagtcaatcaaccaatctataaatcaaccaaccaatcaatcacaCCCCACGTACCTTGGGGGAGGGCACGACCGAGAAGGTGTTCATGATTCTGTCGGGGTACTCCTCGCGGATCTTGGAGATCAGGAGTGTGCCCATGCCGGAGCCGGTGCCGCCTCCCAGGGAGTGGGTCAGCTGGAAGCCCTGCAGGCAGTCGCAGCTCTCGGCCTCCTTGCGCACGACATCCAGAACGGAGTCGACCTGTAGGCAGATGGAAGGAGAGAGAATGGTTAGAGATCAGGATTTCAACtccaactcaactcaactcaaattttattggcttcaattttcatagaagaatttgtcttgcgcttgggagaaagtaagagtataacatataaaaacagcattcatatcacatttcatgtatcacacacagcaatcactagtataagcctacaattatcacatttgtacctgtatcatacatgcaaataaatagtatcagtCAAGTCTAAAGATAACATCTTTAAATAGCGCTCTGCAtcatttgtttaagattttCAATCAAATCTACATTTATGGTGACAGGTTTTTGTCTAAGGGTCACCTCCCCCACATGACTATAATTATATTATCTTATCCTGATACTTCTCCTTCCTATTATATCTTGTCTTTGTGGAAGTATTAGTTTATCATAGAAGATTGTAATGCGGTATTCCAACACATCCCCTGATCAAAAATACAACAGCCATTCCATATCATCATTCATTTCAAGAACAAGAAGGGAGATCACTCACGAGCTCAGCGCCCTCTGTGTAGTGGCCCTTGGCCCAGTTGTTTCCGGCGCCAGACTGTCCGAAGACGAAGTTGTCGGGACGGAAGATCTGTCCGAAGGGGCCGGAGCGGACGGAGTCCATGGTGCCGGGCTCCAAGTCCACGAGGACGGCACGGGGCACGTATTTGCCGCCTGGAACATGGATAAGTAAAACTTACGAGTGTACTGCTGACGGGTATGCCGATGGCCATTTCAAGGTAATGTAAGGTTTTCTCGTCTGATAACGTACGTAAAGGTAGATTTGGCACTGATTAGATCTTTGATGGCAGCTGATGCTGGGAAGTTATTTCAAGTAACATTGTCTTTTATCGAAAAATTATGTGTTCCATGAAAGATTGAATTATACCTCAATCAGAGGTCAGATTttctggtaaaaaaaaaaagactacaATCACACCTTCCCACCCCAATCAGCCTCTGTGTGTAAATTCAGATTTCATTGAAATCGCATATGATCTCGTTTAAAGCAACTTACTTCTTTGCATCGGACAACGTCCTGGTTTCAGTAACATTGCCTAGTGCATAACCTCTTTTGTAAGTCTGAACGTTAAAAGTCAGTCAGCTCGCAAACCCATTAGGGGCGTTATGGAATATTCTAAAGTAAGTAAGCTCAAAATGCAGTGCGCCCTCATATGTTTGTAATTCTACATTTCATTCAAGGCATACAGTTGTTACCAGTGGTCTCATTGTAATAGTATGCCCTCATCTGTGTGCAATTCTACACTTCAAAGTCATTAAGTTCTTACCGATAGCTGTCGATCGTTTTGTAATCCGTCTACATCTTAAAGTCGGTAATTTCTTACAGGTGGCCATAATTATGTGTATGCTACACGTTAAAGCCACATAATTCTTAGCGGTGGTCTCGCTGTAATAGTATACCCTGTCAGAGTCATACAGATCATACCATTGGCCTCATTTTTGCAGGATACACTGATTGTGCAATTTTATATTTTCAGAGTGCTTCATTTCTTAACTGTGGCCTCAGTGTAGTGGTATGCCCTGTTAGAGTCAAACCATGGGCCTCTGTCTTACAGGATACCCTCATGTGCGTGCAATTCTATATGTCAGAGTGCTTCATTTCTTACCGGTGGCCTCATTGTAGTAGACGTTGATGCGCTCCAACTGCAGGTCGGAGTCACCGTGGTATGTGCCGGTGGGGTCAATGCCGTGCTCGTCGGAGATCACCTCCCAGAACTGTAACCATGACAACAACATCATCGTCAGCACATTTTGTTAtcattatttttatgtttttctcTAAATCAACTTTagtcggggtaacacccgggaacatgccccttacggtttaaccgtgagggcgtaaaaacaacatttatcatcatcgtcagcaCATGTATCCATCATGTTTCAACACGCATTgctacggtcattgtgacatTGCAGCATGATGAGTATATGTCTTCAGTACACATATCGACTATGTCTCAGGACGCATTGGCACGGCATTGACATGTATTGATATATGGCTGTTTGTGACATAGTAATTTGGTGAGTATGTCAGTAAGTTTACGTTTTGACTATGTCTATGTATTGACTGTGTCTAATGACGCATTGACATGAAAATGTGTGACATAGCCACATGATAAGTAGCCTACGTGTAAGGATAAAATAATGTTTGTCAATATTTGACATAGTACTGCCGAGCCTAGTCGCATTGTTGGTTGTTGCAACAAAGTATACCGTGTCGGGAAGTGCAATTTATGATACTGTCATTGGCCTAGTTACTATTGATTAGCTTACAAATCAGAACGGCAAccattgt carries:
- the LOC138974102 gene encoding tubulin beta chain-like, which produces MREIVHMQAGQCGNQIGAKFWEVISDEHGIDPTGTYHGDSDLQLERINVYYNEATGGKYVPRAVLVDLEPGTMDSVRSGPFGQIFRPDNFVFGQSGAGNNWAKGHYTEGAELVDSVLDVVRKEAESCDCLQGFQLTHSLGGGTGSGMGTLLISKIREEYPDRIMNTFSVVPSPKVSDTVVEPYNATLSVHQLVENTDETFCIDNEALYDICFRTLKLTTPTYGDLNHLVSATMSGVTTCLRFPGQLNADLRKLAVNMVPFPRLHFFMPGFAPLTSRGSQQYRALTVPELTQQMFDAKNMMAACDPRHGRYLTVAAMFRGRMSMKEVDEQMLNVQNKNSSYFVEWIPNNIKTAVCDIPPRGLKMSATFIGNSTAIQELFKRISEQFTAMFRRKAFLHWYTGEGMDEMEFTEAESNMNDLVSEYQQYQDATAEEEGEFDEEEGEEEA